A region of the Yarrowia lipolytica chromosome 1C, complete sequence genome:
GCACTTGTGACGCGCACCAAGCATATTGTGGGTCTTCCTACGACCAACAAGACAGAAATGGGGGCTTTGGGTGGTGCACTCGCCTTGGTCCGTTGGGCACATTCCCCGTTCGAGGAGGTTGCCCGAAGTCACAGTTATTAGGTTGATTGGAAAGGCGTCGAACAAAGCTAATGTGGGTTTGCCACCAGCTCCGCCCCTGTGTTGAGTGAGAGGTCATCGATCGAGTGCATGTATGAAACCATGAGTTTGGGAGAGGTTTGAAAATGAAAGACAAACGCAAagtgaaaaatgaaaacTTGTTGGCAGAGCCAGAGGTGGATAGAGCGGGAAAAAAGGAATGTCTCGGCCCAGGTGGTGTGACCAGCATCGGAAACGGGGCCCGCTGACTAAAACTGTACCGGACCGTTTCTTCCTCCCTCTCCACTATGTTGCCGCCCCCTCCCTCCACAGCTCATAACAGTATACTATTTTCCCTCTGCCGTTCCTTACAGTAGCTGGATCCATACAGTTAAACTCCAGACTAGACAGCGAAAAGTAATAGTCATCGCTCTATAGGTCTGTTGCACGGCTATAGAATTATCCTCGAGGAGGTAAAACATgcccttgtccttgtctgGCCCACTCTCCTTGTCAATCAAAGTTGCTCTGCCTAAGCGAAATTTTACGCTGTGGGAGACTGGCAGACGTCCGGCTGATTGGCACATCACGTCCAAGCATGCCGTGTTCCTTAACCTGCCCAGAGTTTGGGGGTCTGAACCTTGGCGCCTTCGCCACAGCAGCCGGAGTTTCCCTCTTTACAGCGTGTGCCTGTAACGGGCCGATGGTCTACACCAAGCCCAGAAAGCATGAGTGTGGTGCGGAGAAAGTGCAAAGCTCATTCTTACAGATGCCGGCGGCCCCTCCAACGACCCATTTTGGAGCCGAACAACGCAGCCGCTTGGAGGACCAttttggggggggggggggggggggggcgACGCGCGATCGATCAGCGGGCCTGTTGCACACCAATGACCCCGAGCTAGGGGATCCTAAAGTTGCGATGGAGAAAGAAGGAACCCATCGCGGGCATCGAGCTGACCGATGGCGCTAATACATTCAGAGTTGGGCCCTGGATGTGAGACCAGATGATCCCGGAGCCAACCCGAGGAGAACCTAGGGCAAGGCCATAGGGAATGGTAGAGGTGCGTGTGGGATATCTGTCGAATCAACTCCGGTGGCAGAAGAGTAGGATCCAACTTTTACACCACCTTTCCCGCCCAAAACGCTGGCCAACGGCGGTGGAACATAGCTCGGTGATCATCGATCGAGCAGAGATACAACCCCCCCTCCAAAACCCGGGTTCCCATCGATAATCAGAAACCTAGAGAAGAACAGCGGCAGAAAAGATGTAATGCAACACCAACCTtgtttctctttttcttcttttaTGATTCGGACCACCAAATCCACACACCTTTGTTATGCATTGTTTCAGGCCTCTGGGTATAAGTTTAACCAAATCCACACAGATGATATATATACGGGTCTTCGTCCACATGGAGTGAAAGGTTTTCGCTATTTCTCGGGCCGCCTACCAACCGCCCACCATTACATGCTCTGAATGCGAGCTTGCGACTGCTGCCGAGCGAGAAAGGTCAAATGCGATAGCCAACTGCCGTGTAAAGGATGCGTCACCTCCAAACTCACGTGTACCTACAACCACGTTCCCCGTAAAAAGGGCCCCAAGGTCGGAGGCAAGAGCGCCAGCATTCTCAACAAACTGAGACTGGGTCTGGATCAGGCCGATCCCACCGCCCCAGAGAAGCTCTCTTGGAATGTAGTCTCCCGGCCGCTCATGGACCGTGCTCTCAAGCACTACTTTGCCAACTACTATCCAGTCACCCCCGTGTTGGATGAGGCGGAGGTCTACTCCTACCTCACTCGGGAGCCCACATCGGAAACCTTTGCTTTGGTCATGTCGATAGTGGCCATGGCCATGGGGGATATGCTTGATCTGGAGGTGACAACGCCTTCGTCAAGAACCCAGAACGTGCTGCAGATTGTGCGAATCGTCTGCGATGCCGTCCATGCCGAGGAAACGGCACTGCTGACTAGCGGGGATCATAGACAGTTGGCTAATCAGACCATCACAGTTAACTCCATTATTACCCAATTCAACCTTTACGGCACCTTTTGCCAATTGGAAATGCCATCTCGCGCCTTCCATTATCTTAGACAGGCCATTTCCGCGGCCCAAACTGCAGGAATAGATAGAGAGGACTTTTACAAAAACGACCCCGTCATCCTGGAGCCCTTCCGCACCATGTTCTGGTGTCTCTATGTTTCTGAACGAGGATTTGCATTACAACACAACTACCCGGCAGCCCTAGGCCAAGACCTGCCTCTCTACCCTCAGTCAGAAGGAGAGGTGTTTGTTGGTCTCACTCAACTGGTAAAGTCCTTCTCCGTCTTCTCTCCAACCTTCTTCAAGTTGTGGAGAGACGGAAACGCAGCTTCCAGCCCAGCCGGATCTCCAAATACTAACCCTCAACATACCCAGACTGTCCAGCGACTGTTGCAGTACCATCATGCCAACCAGGCCAGTCCTCTGATTCCCTGCTCGCCTGTGCAACGATCCGACATTCTTATCACCGATCAGTGGATCCGCCTTCTGCTTTGGCGTCTGGCTCCCTACGGGGTCCAGCAACCTGCAGATATCGC
Encoded here:
- a CDS encoding uncharacterized protein (Compare to YALI0C07821g, weakly similar to uniprot|Q9C2Q2 Neurospora crassa Related to transcription activator amyR) yields the protein MRACDCCRARKVKCDSQLPCKGCVTSKLTCTYNHVPRKKGPKVGGKSASILNKLRLGLDQADPTAPEKLSWNVVSRPLMDRALKHYFANYYPVTPVLDEAEVYSYLTREPTSETFALVMSIVAMAMGDMLDLEVTTPSSRTQNVLQIVRIVCDAVHAEETALLTSGDHRQLANQTITVNSIITQFNLYGTFCQLEMPSRAFHYLRQAISAAQTAGIDREDFYKNDPVILEPFRTMFWCLYVSERGFALQHNYPAALGQDLPLYPQSEGEVFVGLTQLVKSFSVFSPTFFKLWRDGNAASSPAGSPNTNPQHTQTVQRLLQYHHANQASPLIPCSPVQRSDILITDQWIRLLLWRLAPYGVQQPADIAKNVVAIADSVPIQTIQAHGAGMMLKIYDIGMTVATVFQTAAHAEQFGIPAHLHRILMLMSQLQTSQHLSVLLQAAQRLLPKLVPDRVIKNEESSSDNTTNSGLIDYGGARLNTGVGSDAESGSSNSPIDGLGGFSSNRPIYPTPPINGNSTPQGLAAPAPLPHPHPGSYPPPVGTLHGPGTTTVGLMNEPYPRPSPNHSQQPLSQSPRINVHPNMVPEGPPPSEFFPW